The Pelagibacterium halotolerans B2 genome has a segment encoding these proteins:
- the trxA gene encoding thioredoxin encodes MTGHVTDANFSTEVLGSKEPVLVDFWAEWCGPCRAIAPILEEISGEMEGKVKIVKLNVDENPGIAAQYGVRSIPTMILFKGGEAADIKIGAGTPKAGLVKWLEGHAA; translated from the coding sequence ATGACCGGACACGTAACAGACGCCAATTTCTCCACAGAAGTCCTGGGCTCGAAAGAACCCGTGCTCGTCGATTTCTGGGCGGAATGGTGCGGTCCCTGCCGGGCGATCGCCCCGATCCTCGAAGAGATTTCGGGCGAGATGGAAGGCAAGGTCAAGATCGTCAAGCTCAATGTCGATGAAAACCCCGGCATCGCCGCGCAGTATGGCGTGCGTTCGATCCCGACCATGATCCTGTTCAAGGGCGGTGAGGCCGCCGACATCAAGATCGGCGCCGGCACCCCCAAGGCCGGATTGGTCAAATGGCTCGAAGGCCACGCCGCTTAA
- a CDS encoding transporter substrate-binding domain-containing protein, which translates to MFFHFQRVALFAIIAFSTAIATGPASAQSVPPADEALTVGVYVHPPFVMEADGQFEGMAIELWQWLASRLDLESEYVAFNTVGALVDATASGEVDVAVTNITVTRGRAERIDFTHPWFDAGQRIMVNEFSGGDFSDLVAGLSESGHLRAYGWIAVVIIVATVLVTLFDRRFDKDFPRRWRDGLAEGFYTVMSVATSGKPPARKNLFGWMGRFWQGLWLVCGIAVLAYLTSSVTSVMTTLSLNNQINTVADLPGRPVGVQPGSVSEDYARQAGLTIRPFDHIDQAVEALVAGRIEAIVGDAPVLEYYAHTNPQQSVSVVGPIFAPDKYGFGLPQRSEMTRQLSVELIGAHESGLIADLKTRYFGDES; encoded by the coding sequence ATGTTTTTTCATTTCCAGCGTGTTGCGCTGTTCGCAATCATCGCCTTTTCAACGGCGATTGCCACAGGGCCGGCCAGCGCCCAGAGCGTTCCGCCCGCGGACGAGGCCCTGACTGTCGGCGTTTATGTTCATCCGCCGTTCGTGATGGAGGCCGACGGGCAATTTGAGGGCATGGCCATCGAGCTGTGGCAGTGGCTGGCCTCCCGCCTCGACCTCGAGAGCGAATATGTCGCGTTCAACACCGTGGGCGCGCTTGTCGATGCCACGGCGTCCGGCGAGGTCGACGTTGCTGTGACCAACATCACCGTGACGCGGGGGCGGGCCGAGCGGATCGATTTCACCCATCCCTGGTTCGACGCCGGTCAGCGCATAATGGTCAATGAATTTTCCGGGGGCGACTTTTCCGACCTTGTCGCCGGGCTCAGCGAATCGGGTCATCTGCGTGCCTATGGCTGGATCGCGGTCGTCATCATCGTCGCCACGGTTCTTGTGACGCTGTTCGATCGGCGCTTCGACAAGGATTTTCCCCGCCGCTGGCGCGATGGCCTTGCCGAAGGGTTTTACACTGTCATGTCGGTCGCAACCTCGGGAAAGCCGCCGGCACGAAAGAACCTGTTCGGCTGGATGGGGCGATTCTGGCAGGGGCTCTGGCTTGTCTGCGGCATCGCGGTGCTGGCCTATCTCACCTCATCGGTGACAAGCGTGATGACCACCCTCTCGCTCAACAACCAGATCAACACGGTGGCGGACCTTCCCGGACGGCCGGTCGGTGTGCAGCCGGGAAGCGTATCGGAGGATTACGCGCGGCAGGCCGGGCTCACGATCCGCCCGTTCGATCATATCGACCAGGCCGTCGAAGCGCTGGTCGCGGGCCGGATCGAGGCGATCGTCGGGGATGCCCCGGTGCTCGAATATTACGCCCACACCAATCCGCAACAATCGGTATCCGTTGTCGGCCCGATCTTTGCGCCGGACAAATATGGCTTTGGACTGCCCCAGCGCAGCGAGATGACGCGCCAGCTCTCGGTGGAACTGATCGGCGCGCATGAAAGCGGGCTGATCGCCGACCTCAAGACACGCTATTTTGGAGACGAGTCCTAG